Proteins from a genomic interval of Microcoleus sp. bin38.metabat.b11b12b14.051:
- a CDS encoding bifunctional serine/threonine-protein kinase/formylglycine-generating enzyme family protein gives MFYCSNPRCSNPFNPDKSKFCQSCGQADLTPLFRNRYRVIRLLGEGGFGRTYEAVDIDRMDDPCVIKQFMPQVQGTSALEKATELFKQEAKRLYELGEHPQIPRLIAYFEQDKRLYLVQELIEGQNLLAELTQQGVFSEEKIWQLLADILPILKFVHDRNVIHRDIKLENIIRRRTSPNPSLLAGNFRNSAFRRGARRELVLIDFGVSKQVTGSLMSQVGTTVGTPGYSPLEQMRGQVFPGSDLYSLGITCLRLLTQCLPKVDGSDDLYDPINGGWIWRERLPADTKISSELATILDKLIQDYLKNRYQSADEVIKALNLYSLPPQPHFVKSGQLALNSSQTKAALPPLNAYLTEGGKLAINSQLNHSGQINSNISVNQRVKSNTNPPHNEGRQKIAAVKSTFEFQVVTVDNRGKQINIKSGKAHFFEEDIGRSAVMEMVSVPGGTFLMGTPKDRGDGDEKPQHSVTISPFYIGKFPVTQSQWTAVAALPEIKIYLNPDAPRFKGVNRPVENVSWYEAVEFCARLSRKTGKKYGLPSEAQWEYACRGETSGPFHFGETITSELANYNGNSNYADAPKGVYRFQTTDVGSFKPNAFGLYDFHGNVWEWCADAWHNNYNGAPVDGSVWESSGDFSLRLLRGGSWNDHPPNCRSACRLRYQPDCKASIVGFRVVVSVV, from the coding sequence ATGTTCTACTGCTCGAATCCAAGGTGCTCTAATCCTTTCAATCCCGACAAATCTAAATTTTGTCAAAGTTGCGGCCAGGCCGACCTCACGCCTCTATTCAGGAACCGCTACCGCGTGATTCGACTGTTGGGCGAGGGGGGATTTGGCAGAACTTATGAAGCGGTAGATATCGATCGCATGGACGATCCCTGCGTCATCAAGCAGTTTATGCCCCAAGTTCAGGGAACCTCAGCACTGGAAAAGGCTACAGAACTGTTTAAGCAAGAAGCTAAACGACTTTACGAACTCGGCGAACATCCCCAAATTCCTCGATTAATTGCTTATTTTGAACAAGACAAGCGGCTTTATTTAGTACAAGAGTTGATTGAAGGCCAAAATTTACTGGCTGAATTAACTCAGCAGGGCGTTTTTAGCGAAGAAAAAATTTGGCAGTTGCTGGCAGATATTTTGCCGATTCTGAAATTTGTGCACGATCGCAATGTGATTCACCGAGACATCAAACTTGAGAATATCATCCGCCGCCGCACCTCCCCCAATCCATCTCTATTGGCGGGAAATTTCCGCAACTCAGCTTTCCGCAGGGGAGCGCGCCGAGAGTTAGTTTTGATTGATTTCGGCGTTTCCAAACAAGTGACGGGCTCGCTGATGAGCCAAGTAGGTACCACCGTAGGAACGCCCGGATATTCGCCTCTAGAACAAATGCGCGGTCAAGTTTTCCCCGGAAGCGATTTGTACAGTTTGGGGATAACTTGTCTGAGGCTGCTAACTCAATGTTTGCCGAAAGTTGACGGTTCCGACGACCTTTACGATCCGATTAACGGCGGCTGGATTTGGAGAGAACGGTTGCCAGCCGACACAAAAATCAGCAGCGAGTTGGCAACAATTTTAGATAAATTAATTCAAGATTATCTCAAAAATAGATATCAATCTGCTGATGAAGTCATTAAAGCTTTAAATCTCTATTCTTTACCTCCTCAACCCCATTTTGTCAAAAGTGGGCAACTTGCTTTAAATTCTTCTCAAACCAAGGCAGCCCTACCTCCCCTCAATGCTTATCTAACCGAGGGAGGAAAACTTGCTATCAATAGCCAGCTCAATCATAGCGGGCAAATCAACAGCAATATCTCTGTGAATCAGAGGGTAAAATCTAACACAAATCCGCCTCACAACGAGGGAAGACAAAAGATTGCTGCTGTCAAAAGCACTTTTGAATTTCAGGTGGTGACAGTAGACAATCGCGGGAAGCAAATTAATATTAAAAGTGGCAAAGCGCATTTTTTTGAAGAAGATATCGGCCGCAGCGCAGTCATGGAAATGGTATCTGTTCCTGGCGGTACTTTCCTGATGGGTACCCCAAAAGATCGGGGTGATGGCGACGAAAAACCGCAGCACTCAGTAACGATATCACCTTTTTATATTGGCAAATTTCCAGTTACTCAGTCGCAATGGACAGCAGTAGCAGCCCTGCCGGAAATTAAAATATATCTCAATCCCGATGCTCCCCGTTTTAAAGGTGTAAATCGACCTGTCGAGAATGTATCTTGGTACGAGGCTGTCGAATTTTGCGCTAGACTTTCTCGCAAAACAGGTAAGAAGTATGGCTTGCCGAGCGAGGCCCAATGGGAATATGCTTGTCGGGGGGAAACTTCGGGGCCCTTTCACTTTGGGGAAACGATTACCAGCGAGTTAGCAAATTACAACGGAAATTCTAATTACGCTGATGCGCCGAAGGGTGTTTATCGCTTTCAAACTACAGATGTGGGCAGTTTTAAACCCAATGCTTTCGGATTGTACGATTTCCACGGAAATGTGTGGGAATGGTGCGCGGATGCTTGGCACAATAATTACAACGGTGCGCCTGTTGATGGTAGCGTTTGGGAGTCTAGCGGCGACTTTTCGCTGAGGTTGTTGCGGGGCGGTTCTTGGAACGATCATCCTCCGAATTGTCGCAGTGCGTGCCGCCTGAGATACCAGCCGGATTGTAAGGCTAGTATTGTAGGTTTTCGAGTTGTTGTTTCTGTCGTTTGA
- a CDS encoding cupin domain-containing protein, with protein MQDRILALEAYVRFSDKVAKVTQIIETENSSIAIWGVKAGQIVQAHFHPDGQDTWVMLRGTLTYYLGNGESQSLNAGEVAIADKNQIHGAVNENSEDAVFVSIYSAPKIGYEKASP; from the coding sequence ATGCAAGACAGAATTTTGGCCTTAGAAGCTTATGTTCGTTTCTCCGATAAAGTCGCTAAGGTGACACAGATTATTGAGACAGAAAATTCTAGCATCGCTATTTGGGGCGTCAAGGCTGGGCAAATTGTACAAGCTCATTTTCACCCCGACGGACAAGATACTTGGGTGATGCTGCGGGGCACTTTGACTTATTATTTAGGCAATGGTGAAAGTCAAAGCTTGAATGCTGGCGAAGTTGCCATCGCAGACAAAAATCAGATTCATGGGGCAGTGAATGAGAATAGTGAAGATGCTGTGTTTGTCTCCATTTATTCGGCTCCGAAAATTGGCTATGAAAAGGCATCACCTTAA
- a CDS encoding DMT family transporter, translated as MANRNRYSPKGDAGDAQSAEEVLNSVMQELDALHENVKGQLNQDITRLQTEKNHLIEDIEGLRDQYRKLQSQQMESLSGRYIQQQQLWLKQLAQVLAHNLQDLLVQRFNELSANSGHSLSSPIPSGEFPIPMPPSNYDERASELLAALDERIDRSFQMLEQDLSSYESELSVRLNNMKTLELQGEELLQNLVNRIREELEEEEAYLDNPFDAQDSYPEASTNSVNSIRPQVLPPAPADARRAVPQPTAAPSAVATATSQVQAGLILALSSAVVLSLFNVCLRIIIKSRNPRMIFGLFELDGVVTRGFGNSLLILLMRLIVVMTLMPVLATFLYPSVWKDIKRLFQSGDRALWSKVLGSAFFLFLSQVLIYLAIGNIPAGIAITIFFIYPIVTVLGSWVLFGARPSTIGFLAMFGITAGLILAGWPSFAAPAPGGGNVGVGVSAALASGITFAGYVLLTQMAAGKLHPIPFSLVNFAAIFVFSALSLWVPLSENLAPQIDQNVWPGLIVGGVILGVLTLFSYLLNNFAIRFAGAALASVIGTLGPAMTALFGFLIINEKLEPVAILGMIVVTLSVAAMSVERMMAPQKKAT; from the coding sequence ATGGCGAACCGGAACAGATACTCGCCAAAAGGCGACGCAGGGGATGCACAATCAGCAGAAGAAGTCCTCAACTCAGTGATGCAGGAACTGGACGCTTTGCATGAAAATGTCAAAGGTCAGTTAAATCAGGACATTACTCGCCTGCAAACTGAAAAAAATCACCTGATTGAAGATATTGAAGGCCTCCGGGATCAATATCGCAAATTGCAGTCCCAGCAAATGGAATCTCTGTCTGGGCGATACATTCAGCAGCAGCAATTGTGGCTGAAGCAGTTGGCTCAAGTTTTGGCTCACAATTTGCAAGATTTGTTGGTGCAGCGGTTCAACGAACTCAGCGCTAACTCAGGACATTCTCTCAGCAGCCCGATTCCCAGCGGCGAATTCCCGATCCCGATGCCCCCGAGCAATTACGACGAACGGGCCTCGGAATTACTCGCGGCGTTAGATGAGCGGATCGATCGCAGTTTCCAGATGCTGGAACAAGATTTGAGCAGCTATGAAAGCGAGCTATCTGTGCGGCTCAACAACATGAAAACCCTCGAACTCCAAGGGGAAGAGCTGTTACAAAATCTTGTCAACCGCATTCGGGAAGAACTCGAAGAAGAAGAAGCATATCTTGACAATCCTTTCGACGCTCAAGATTCCTATCCCGAAGCATCAACTAATTCGGTTAATTCTATCCGCCCGCAAGTTCTGCCGCCAGCACCTGCGGATGCGCGGCGAGCCGTGCCCCAGCCAACAGCGGCGCCTTCGGCAGTCGCGACAGCAACTTCTCAAGTGCAAGCAGGTTTGATTCTAGCTTTGTCTTCGGCGGTGGTATTGTCGCTGTTTAATGTTTGTTTGAGAATTATCATTAAAAGCAGAAATCCTCGGATGATTTTTGGCTTGTTTGAACTTGATGGGGTGGTAACTCGGGGTTTTGGAAATTCTTTGTTGATTTTGTTGATGCGGCTGATCGTGGTAATGACTTTGATGCCGGTATTGGCGACATTTCTGTATCCTTCTGTGTGGAAAGATATTAAACGATTGTTCCAGTCGGGCGATCGAGCTTTGTGGAGCAAGGTTTTAGGAAGCGCATTTTTTCTGTTTTTGTCTCAGGTTTTGATTTATCTGGCGATCGGCAATATTCCGGCAGGGATTGCAATTACCATTTTCTTTATTTACCCGATCGTCACTGTACTCGGTTCTTGGGTCTTGTTTGGCGCTCGCCCAAGTACGATCGGCTTTTTGGCAATGTTCGGGATTACCGCAGGTCTGATTTTAGCTGGATGGCCGAGTTTTGCCGCACCAGCTCCGGGCGGTGGCAATGTCGGGGTGGGAGTCTCCGCGGCACTGGCTTCTGGGATTACCTTTGCAGGTTACGTATTGCTGACGCAGATGGCCGCTGGCAAGCTGCACCCGATTCCTTTTAGTTTAGTTAATTTCGCCGCAATTTTTGTATTTTCCGCCCTGAGTTTGTGGGTGCCGCTCTCGGAAAATTTGGCTCCTCAAATCGACCAAAACGTTTGGCCTGGTTTGATTGTAGGAGGCGTTATTTTAGGCGTCCTGACGCTGTTTAGCTATCTTTTGAACAATTTTGCCATCCGGTTCGCGGGGGCAGCCTTAGCGTCAGTAATTGGGACTTTGGGCCCGGCGATGACCGCACTTTTCGGGTTTCTAATTATCAATGAAAAGTTGGAGCCTGTGGCAATTCTCGGCATGATTGTGGTGACGTTGAGCGTGGCTGCGATGAGTGTAGAACGTATGATGGCTCCTCAGAAGAAGGCTACTTAA
- a CDS encoding transposase, translating to MLTMNYRYRIYPSITQEQSLKEWMDVCRVAYNYGLREIKDWCNSRKCMVDRCSISHEYIMAADSPFPSEVNQLNALPSAKKVFPRLGEVPSQVLQQAIKQMHRAWDGFQKVGHGFPRFKKFGQFKSLLFPQFKQNPVQGVHIALPKLGLIPIKLHRPIPGGFVVKQVRIINKANIWYANVNIQCDVSVPNPMPHGHPIGVDVGISKFLATSDGVIVKSPKFLRVMQSKLKLLQRRLDRKKKRSKNYEKQRIKVARIHHTIDNTRKDFHFKQAHALCDAGDMVFMEDLDYRILAKGMLGKQMLDAGFGQFRAITKYLCWKRGKFFGEVNARGTSQECPECGATVKKDLSVRVHHCQECGFIADRDVASGQVIRNRGIESISTAGHVGIQNAYADGLPGTEISQSRSKSKTRKGTTRKSLK from the coding sequence ATGCTAACCATGAATTACCGCTATCGAATCTATCCCAGCATCACTCAAGAGCAGTCGCTCAAAGAGTGGATGGATGTTTGTCGCGTCGCCTATAACTATGGGCTGCGCGAAATTAAGGATTGGTGCAATAGCCGGAAGTGCATGGTTGACAGATGCTCTATCAGTCATGAGTACATCATGGCTGCCGACAGTCCTTTTCCTAGCGAAGTGAATCAACTTAATGCTTTGCCAAGCGCTAAAAAGGTATTTCCCCGGTTGGGCGAAGTACCAAGCCAAGTTTTGCAGCAGGCTATTAAACAAATGCACCGAGCTTGGGATGGGTTTCAAAAAGTTGGACATGGATTTCCCAGATTCAAAAAGTTTGGACAATTCAAGTCTTTGTTGTTTCCCCAATTTAAACAGAATCCAGTGCAGGGAGTGCATATTGCCTTGCCTAAGTTGGGGCTGATTCCAATTAAGCTGCATCGCCCGATACCAGGTGGGTTTGTGGTTAAGCAGGTTCGGATAATTAACAAAGCTAATATTTGGTACGCTAACGTCAATATCCAATGCGATGTTAGTGTTCCCAATCCTATGCCTCATGGTCATCCAATTGGGGTAGACGTTGGAATTTCCAAGTTTTTGGCAACTAGCGACGGTGTTATTGTAAAATCGCCGAAGTTCTTGAGAGTGATGCAAAGCAAGCTGAAATTGCTGCAACGCAGACTTGATAGAAAAAAGAAGCGTTCTAAAAATTACGAGAAACAACGGATTAAAGTCGCTAGAATCCACCACACGATTGATAATACCCGTAAGGATTTTCACTTCAAGCAAGCTCACGCCCTTTGCGACGCTGGTGATATGGTCTTCATGGAAGACTTGGATTACCGAATTCTGGCTAAAGGGATGCTTGGCAAACAGATGCTTGACGCTGGTTTTGGGCAATTCCGAGCTATCACCAAGTACCTGTGTTGGAAGCGTGGTAAGTTCTTTGGGGAAGTTAACGCCAGGGGGACTTCTCAAGAGTGTCCTGAGTGTGGCGCAACAGTTAAAAAAGACTTGAGTGTGAGAGTACATCATTGTCAAGAATGTGGATTCATTGCCGATAGAGATGTGGCTAGTGGTCAAGTAATCAGAAATAGAGGAATAGAATCAATTAGTACGGCGGGACACGTCGGAATCCAAAACGCCTATGCAGACGGTTTGCCGGGGACTGAAATCTCTCAGTCTAGGTCAAAGTCGAAAACCCGTAAGGGAACAACTAGGAAATCTTTGAAGTGA
- a CDS encoding DUF4079 domain-containing protein: MELQDIFALLHPAIAILVVFPLIGIVVNRALLTRQRRLQVAGGEKSKIPPVVGSEHVAIGNWLSGSVVAVALLGMAYAIFSKILSNDTLTKEPFRVGFLIAMFLLSIASFTLLFKAKVKLWRGIFATLTGMGLIILGFQPEIYRQDNEWFVSHFYYGITAALLMIFSVAIVQDIYQDRQNRWRTVHIILNCFALLLFIGEGMTGAKALLEIPLHWQEPYIYQCDFTNKTCPQPK; the protein is encoded by the coding sequence ATGGAACTTCAAGACATCTTTGCGTTATTACATCCGGCGATCGCCATTCTTGTAGTCTTTCCCTTAATCGGCATTGTCGTGAATCGCGCCCTACTCACCCGTCAGCGTCGCCTGCAAGTTGCCGGTGGGGAAAAAAGTAAAATTCCGCCAGTAGTAGGTTCCGAGCACGTAGCGATCGGTAATTGGTTGAGTGGCTCAGTTGTAGCCGTTGCCCTACTGGGAATGGCCTATGCCATCTTCTCAAAAATCCTCAGTAACGACACCCTTACCAAAGAACCCTTTCGAGTCGGGTTTCTGATCGCGATGTTCCTGTTAAGTATTGCTTCTTTCACACTACTATTTAAGGCAAAAGTTAAACTATGGCGAGGCATTTTTGCCACTTTAACTGGCATGGGATTGATTATTTTAGGGTTTCAGCCAGAAATTTATCGTCAAGATAATGAATGGTTTGTTTCCCATTTTTACTACGGTATTACAGCCGCTTTATTGATGATTTTTTCAGTGGCGATCGTCCAAGATATTTATCAGGATAGACAAAATCGCTGGCGCACCGTTCATATCATTCTCAATTGTTTTGCTCTGCTGCTATTTATCGGTGAGGGAATGACTGGTGCCAAAGCTTTACTAGAGATTCCCCTCCATTGGCAAGAACCCTATATTTATCAATGTGATTTTACCAACAAAACCTGTCCTCAACCCAAATAA
- a CDS encoding DMT family transporter, whose protein sequence is MNIVNGVHKILMRLPSSIHLGIAVLIFASSNSLTRKIVEIGQAHAVNGRNPISLCNVLFVGNICALGLMTVIFYRDWNPNTLKALTRKDWMSLTITGILSGAIAPALIFNALAQTNVTNIVLIGRIEPILTLVLGVWLFGVRVNFWAGAGSVISLAGVIVTAVLGSSGQTMTMAGFQIGIGELSVALAAIIGSISTVVGKLQLQSIPLGIFSIYRNILGTVIFFLLANILYGPNHFAEVLSPFLWKWMIVYAAIIVVTGQLCWFAALKNATSTELNLANLVSPIAAIVMAYLILGESPTLAQYLGASLLLVGIILAFIGHRYEAKVNRKLVNPSPRDAMETPIGFRGV, encoded by the coding sequence ATGAATATTGTTAATGGAGTCCATAAGATTTTAATGCGACTTCCCAGCAGCATACATCTTGGGATTGCTGTTTTAATTTTTGCGAGTTCAAATTCCTTAACTCGTAAAATCGTTGAAATTGGACAAGCTCATGCTGTAAATGGCAGAAATCCCATCTCACTCTGCAATGTCTTATTTGTGGGTAATATTTGTGCTTTGGGGTTAATGACTGTAATTTTTTATCGAGACTGGAACCCGAATACTCTGAAAGCTTTGACTCGTAAAGATTGGATGAGTTTAACCATTACAGGTATTTTATCGGGGGCGATCGCTCCAGCGTTAATTTTTAATGCCCTCGCACAGACAAATGTTACCAATATCGTTTTAATTGGGCGCATCGAACCAATTTTAACCTTGGTATTGGGTGTTTGGCTGTTCGGTGTGCGGGTAAATTTTTGGGCAGGTGCAGGCTCTGTGATTTCCTTAGCCGGGGTGATAGTGACTGCTGTTTTAGGGAGTTCAGGCCAAACGATGACGATGGCTGGATTTCAAATTGGAATAGGAGAGCTTAGTGTAGCGCTTGCCGCGATCATTGGTTCCATTTCGACAGTTGTTGGTAAACTACAATTACAATCAATTCCCTTGGGAATTTTTAGTATTTATCGCAATATTCTAGGGACGGTAATTTTTTTCCTATTGGCTAATATCCTTTACGGGCCAAACCATTTTGCAGAAGTGTTATCTCCTTTTCTTTGGAAATGGATGATAGTCTATGCGGCGATTATTGTCGTCACGGGTCAATTATGTTGGTTCGCTGCTTTGAAAAATGCGACTTCAACGGAACTAAATTTAGCCAATTTAGTGAGCCCAATTGCAGCTATAGTGATGGCTTATTTGATTTTAGGGGAATCTCCTACTTTAGCTCAATATTTAGGGGCAAGTTTATTGTTGGTCGGGATTATATTAGCTTTTATTGGCCACCGATATGAGGCTAAAGTAAATCGAAAATTAGTTAACCCCAGTCCTCGCGATGCAATGGAAACGCCGATCGGTTTCCGGGGAGTTTAA